Within the Aquipuribacter hungaricus genome, the region TCGTGCTCGGCACGGCGGCCCTGGTCGGCCGCGTCGCGGCGGCCCGCGAGGAGGTGCTGCTGCTGCCCGGGCGCCCCGCGCCGCAGGTGTGGGCCGAGCACATGCACTCGGTCGCCTGGGCCGTGGAGACGACGGGCCGGACGCGCCTGGCCGCGGCGGCGCAGCTGGACCTGCTGCGCAGCCTCGACGCGGCCGGCGTCACCCCGGCCGCCCTGCTCGGCGGGGTGTGGAACGCCTGCAGCGCCGCCGTCGCCGCGCAGGTCGTCCTCGACGTGCTCCCCAACGAGACCCACGACGTCCTCTGCGCCGACCTGCTCGAGGTGCTGCCGGGCTAGCCCCCTCCCGCCGGACGCTCAGGTCCGGGCCCCGCCTGCCGATGAGACGGGTGCGGCTGCCCACCCGGGCGGCCCGGCAGAGCGGAGGGCCCCGGTGGCACCCACCACGGAGCGCATCAAGGTCGTCGTCGTCGACGACTCGGTCGTCGTGCGCCGGCTCCTCAGCGACGTCCTGCAGAGCGACCCCGAGATCGAGGTCGTCGCGACCAGCTCCAACGGCCGGCTCGGCGTCGAGGCCGTCCGTCGGCTGCGCCCCGACGTCGTCGTCATGGACATCGAGATGCCCGTCATGGACGGCATCCAGGCGGTCCGCGAGATCCGCACGACCGACCGGCGCACCCCCATCATCATGTTCTCCACGCTCACCGAGCGCGGCGCCCGCGCCACCTTCG harbors:
- a CDS encoding response regulator, which translates into the protein MAPTTERIKVVVVDDSVVVRRLLSDVLQSDPEIEVVATSSNGRLGVEAVRRLRPDVVVMDIEMPVMDGIQAVREIRTTDRRTPIIMFSTLTERGARATFDALDAGATDYVTKPGQASAVGSGLESVRVELIPRVRALAGRGPRPTPGRAPARPALV